Proteins encoded within one genomic window of Haloplanus vescus:
- a CDS encoding HEAT repeat domain-containing protein — MTDGDDETDLPAETLDSRLDEAAEALDAAETEADLDDVEAQLDDIAADLEDANLPSPEDDDEDDPAEELQDRLDGLRDDLDEARGPYDTDVVDAIEDATATLTDTRWTEDGEGETAAAVESFVADVAETLGVDLTGDDADALDAAAEAVAEAGLDPDDDADTIATLLDHTDALASGLEDAEEWDDLETHEQLRAEGFYDVLGHYKDYPPEWAALKEWEQQGNVEMVLLALDSFQSDFMERHCLEALTRMNDEAAFDEMNQRAGKRDEPGIRALGKMAATDAVDTLVEYVDADSDPGLQKVTFKALGEIGSEEATGPIANKLVAENEQIRPHAARALGLIGDTRAIDPLADTLADDEDDETRAAAAWALRQIGTERALDAAAEYTDDRAYLVQHEAEQAADALSVEQPA, encoded by the coding sequence ATGACTGACGGGGACGACGAGACCGACCTCCCAGCCGAGACCCTCGACTCGCGCCTCGACGAGGCGGCCGAGGCCCTCGACGCCGCCGAGACCGAAGCCGACCTCGACGACGTCGAGGCACAGCTGGACGACATCGCCGCCGACCTGGAGGACGCCAACCTCCCCAGCCCCGAGGACGACGACGAGGACGACCCCGCCGAGGAGTTACAGGACCGCCTCGACGGCCTCCGTGACGACCTCGACGAGGCTCGTGGGCCCTACGACACCGACGTGGTCGACGCCATCGAGGACGCGACGGCGACGCTCACCGACACGCGCTGGACCGAGGACGGCGAAGGCGAGACGGCCGCCGCCGTCGAATCGTTCGTCGCGGACGTGGCCGAGACGCTCGGCGTCGACCTCACCGGCGACGACGCCGACGCCCTCGACGCTGCGGCCGAGGCCGTCGCCGAGGCGGGACTCGACCCCGACGACGACGCCGACACTATCGCGACGCTGCTTGACCACACCGACGCACTCGCCAGCGGACTGGAGGACGCCGAGGAGTGGGACGACCTGGAGACTCACGAGCAGCTCCGCGCGGAGGGGTTCTACGACGTGCTCGGCCACTACAAGGACTACCCGCCCGAGTGGGCCGCGCTCAAGGAGTGGGAACAGCAGGGTAACGTCGAGATGGTCCTGCTCGCGCTCGACAGTTTCCAGTCCGACTTCATGGAGCGCCACTGCCTCGAAGCCCTCACGCGGATGAACGACGAAGCGGCCTTCGACGAGATGAACCAGCGCGCGGGCAAGCGCGACGAACCCGGCATCCGTGCGCTCGGTAAGATGGCCGCGACCGACGCCGTCGACACGCTCGTCGAGTACGTCGACGCTGACTCCGATCCCGGCCTCCAGAAGGTGACGTTCAAGGCGCTCGGCGAAATCGGCAGCGAGGAGGCTACCGGCCCCATCGCCAACAAACTCGTCGCCGAGAACGAGCAGATTCGGCCCCACGCTGCGCGCGCACTCGGCCTCATCGGCGACACGCGGGCCATCGACCCGCTGGCCGACACGCTCGCCGACGACGAGGACGACGAGACCCGCGCCGCCGCGGCGTGGGCGCTCCGACAGATCGGCACCGAGCGCGCACTCGACGCCGCCGCCGAGTACACCGACGACCGGGCCTACCTCGTCCAGCACGAGGCCGAACAGGCCGCGGATGCCCTCTCGGTCGAACAGCCGGCGTAA
- a CDS encoding PGF-CTERM sorting domain-containing protein, with protein MRLSSLPTRSLAVTAVVLALVVSAAGVGVALDDSRDAPSDTSSPVRVYVSESLDISDAQLSGGGTVGTEQTTFVSASGDDVFTVDPEDADFDGISPGSYDAESDNDSRADLRVIQPRISDFDVRNERGVDIAGDTVSATDFEEVRLTVEYNFADADYLEVTVETPGGVDLAGNRRITSSGGSVTIDTSGAEAGTYRISVEGGDIEAGAASTTVTVAGGAESTATPKPTATPRPTATATERPTPEPTATATATSTATPTPTPEPTATATVTPTATATATPTTTTSDGPGFGPVVAVVALVGAALAAIRRRD; from the coding sequence ATGCGACTTTCGTCCCTCCCGACTCGATCGCTCGCCGTCACCGCCGTGGTCCTCGCGCTCGTCGTGAGTGCGGCGGGCGTCGGGGTCGCCCTCGACGACTCGCGCGACGCCCCGTCAGACACCAGCTCACCCGTTCGCGTGTACGTGAGCGAATCACTCGACATCTCCGACGCCCAGCTCTCCGGCGGCGGCACGGTCGGCACTGAGCAGACGACGTTCGTCTCGGCGTCCGGCGACGACGTGTTCACCGTCGACCCGGAGGATGCCGACTTCGACGGTATCTCTCCGGGGTCGTACGACGCCGAGAGCGACAACGACAGTCGGGCCGACCTGCGCGTCATCCAGCCACGAATCAGTGACTTCGACGTGCGCAACGAACGCGGCGTCGACATCGCTGGCGACACCGTCAGCGCCACCGACTTCGAAGAGGTCCGCCTTACCGTGGAGTATAACTTCGCCGACGCGGACTACCTCGAAGTGACCGTCGAGACACCCGGCGGCGTCGACCTCGCCGGCAATCGCCGAATCACCTCCAGCGGTGGGAGTGTCACCATCGACACGAGCGGTGCCGAAGCCGGCACCTACCGCATCAGCGTCGAAGGCGGCGACATCGAGGCCGGCGCGGCGTCGACGACGGTGACCGTCGCCGGCGGGGCAGAGTCGACGGCGACACCGAAGCCGACGGCGACGCCGAGACCGACCGCCACCGCGACCGAACGCCCGACGCCGGAACCGACCGCGACGGCGACCGCCACGTCGACAGCGACTCCGACCCCCACACCCGAGCCGACCGCGACGGCGACGGTGACCCCCACCGCGACGGCGACAGCCACCCCGACCACGACCACCAGTGATGGTCCCGGCTTCGGCCCCGTCGTCGCGGTGGTAGCACTCGTCGGCGCGGCGCTCGCGGCAATCCGCCGCCGCGACTGA
- a CDS encoding DUF7547 family protein has translation MPNRDDEDLADLLAELERTLTDLRAAVDDDVRRQRRPPTPREMLRLTEEYTLPTIIALLEATVQSLELLRAVLRLSDPERTGERLRDQLSTRERGPTDATLRAAVTDLRDALTGADLPEDSAASSVVADARELTATIEERLREMEDERAADDATEAESRGVDIDVDSDIDDIDDSEADDSDIDAELESIRESVEDENDQ, from the coding sequence ATGCCGAACCGTGACGACGAGGACCTGGCAGACCTACTCGCCGAACTGGAGCGGACGCTGACCGACCTCCGGGCCGCCGTCGACGACGACGTCCGGCGGCAGCGCCGTCCGCCGACGCCCCGCGAGATGCTCCGTCTCACCGAGGAGTACACGCTCCCGACGATAATCGCGCTCCTCGAAGCCACGGTGCAGTCGCTCGAACTCCTTCGGGCCGTGTTGCGCCTCTCCGACCCGGAACGGACGGGCGAGCGACTCCGCGACCAACTGTCGACGCGAGAGCGTGGCCCGACCGATGCGACGCTCAGGGCGGCAGTCACGGACTTGCGTGACGCACTGACGGGGGCAGACCTCCCAGAGGATTCGGCGGCGTCGTCGGTCGTCGCCGACGCTCGGGAGTTGACCGCGACCATCGAGGAACGACTGCGTGAGATGGAGGACGAACGCGCCGCGGACGACGCGACAGAAGCCGAGTCACGGGGTGTCGACATCGACGTCGACAGCGATATCGACGATATCGACGACAGCGAGGCCGACGACAGCGATATCGACGCGGAACTCGAATCGATACGGGAGTCGGTCGAAGACGAAAACGACCAGTAG
- a CDS encoding helix-turn-helix domain-containing protein has product MPETQTIRGRPPTSFDVPNELTASESKLVYLFVAVSDGATVDDLHASLDMSKLTLFPVLETLSERGLVDHVDGEYVPASAS; this is encoded by the coding sequence ATGCCCGAGACACAGACGATACGCGGTCGACCCCCCACTTCCTTCGACGTTCCGAACGAGCTGACCGCTAGCGAGTCCAAACTCGTGTACCTGTTCGTCGCCGTCTCGGACGGCGCGACCGTCGACGACCTACACGCGAGCCTCGACATGTCGAAGCTCACCCTGTTCCCCGTGCTGGAGACGCTGTCGGAGCGCGGACTGGTCGACCACGTCGACGGCGAGTACGTCCCCGCGTCGGCCTCGTAG
- the phaC gene encoding class III poly(R)-hydroxyalkanoic acid synthase subunit PhaC — protein MNPFTFPLDAQRELWERAADDTASVGAIPDGLETMADVEVGETPSDVVYRENKLELLHYEPLVPEEERHDVPILFVYALINRPYILDLQPDRSVVRRLLEAGFDVYLIDWGEPSQLDTSLSLHDYVNRYIDNCVDEVRERSGQDAINLLGYCMGGTMSVMYAALNPEKVRNLGLMAAGLCFDDTGGILELWGDEDVFNPRAIAETFGNVPAEFLDVGFALMDPVHNYVTKYGNLYDNIDDDEFVENFARMEKWLNDPIDVAGAAYCEFLEDIYQENKLYRNELELNGERVDLDAITMPVIQVIGEYDHLIPPEASKPFNEQVASDDTEIMEFSTGHIGLSVSGSSHENLWPAVAEWFAERSGDVAAEEPSAVDTGEATPDAAVTEDVETTAEDVSVTNLQELDGVGPAYASRLEGAGIVSVEDLADAEPAVLSQEAGIDEGRIRRWIEAATERTS, from the coding sequence ATGAACCCCTTCACCTTCCCGCTGGACGCCCAGCGCGAACTCTGGGAGCGCGCCGCGGACGACACGGCCTCCGTCGGTGCCATCCCCGACGGACTTGAGACCATGGCCGACGTGGAGGTCGGTGAGACGCCCAGCGACGTGGTCTACCGCGAGAACAAGCTCGAACTCCTCCACTACGAACCGCTCGTGCCCGAGGAGGAGCGCCACGACGTGCCGATTCTGTTCGTCTACGCGCTCATCAACCGGCCGTACATCCTCGACCTCCAACCAGACCGGAGCGTCGTCCGCCGCTTGCTCGAAGCCGGCTTCGACGTCTATCTCATTGACTGGGGGGAGCCGTCCCAACTCGACACCTCGCTCTCCCTGCACGACTACGTGAACCGCTACATCGACAACTGCGTCGACGAGGTTCGCGAGCGCTCGGGACAGGACGCCATCAACCTCCTCGGCTACTGCATGGGCGGCACGATGAGCGTGATGTACGCTGCACTCAATCCGGAGAAGGTCCGGAACCTCGGCTTGATGGCCGCGGGGCTGTGTTTCGACGACACCGGCGGCATCCTCGAACTGTGGGGCGACGAGGACGTGTTCAATCCCCGCGCAATCGCGGAGACGTTCGGCAACGTCCCCGCCGAGTTCCTCGACGTGGGCTTCGCGCTGATGGACCCCGTCCACAACTACGTCACGAAGTACGGCAATCTCTACGACAACATCGACGACGACGAGTTCGTCGAGAACTTCGCGCGCATGGAGAAGTGGCTCAACGACCCCATCGACGTCGCGGGCGCCGCCTACTGCGAGTTCCTCGAAGACATCTACCAGGAAAACAAGCTCTACCGGAACGAACTCGAACTGAACGGGGAACGGGTCGACCTCGATGCCATCACCATGCCCGTGATTCAGGTCATCGGCGAGTACGACCACCTCATCCCGCCGGAGGCGAGCAAGCCGTTCAACGAACAGGTCGCCAGCGACGACACCGAAATCATGGAGTTCTCCACGGGCCACATCGGCCTCTCGGTATCGGGGTCGAGCCACGAGAACCTCTGGCCCGCCGTGGCCGAGTGGTTCGCCGAGCGCTCGGGTGATGTGGCCGCCGAGGAGCCGTCCGCCGTCGACACGGGGGAAGCGACGCCCGACGCCGCCGTCACCGAAGACGTAGAGACGACGGCCGAGGACGTTTCGGTCACGAACCTACAGGAACTCGACGGGGTCGGTCCCGCCTACGCCTCGCGACTCGAAGGCGCTGGCATCGTCTCCGTCGAGGACCTCGCCGACGCCGAACCTGCCGTCCTCTCACAGGAAGCCGGTATCGACGAGGGTCGCATCCGCCGCTGGATCGAGGCCGCGACCGAGCGAACGTCATAG
- a CDS encoding poly(R)-hydroxyalkanoic acid synthase subunit PhaE — MTNDASGTFDGEMDAFLERMTETYMNALDRNLDAQSAFLESWMDSMEDNLSEERIQEGYEGSMHAYEAWMDAAETSFERMGSAFQGEDVDPDEFQDIWLSAANEAFKEMMTTTAFAAATGQSIEEAMNMRQQIDEASEETLHALNFATVGDVREVGERLVELERRQHAIEQKLDQVLDEL, encoded by the coding sequence ATGACAAACGACGCTAGCGGCACGTTCGACGGCGAGATGGACGCGTTCTTGGAGCGCATGACTGAGACGTACATGAACGCACTCGACAGAAATCTCGACGCACAGTCGGCCTTCCTCGAATCGTGGATGGATTCGATGGAGGACAACCTGTCGGAGGAACGCATCCAGGAGGGGTACGAGGGGTCGATGCACGCCTACGAGGCGTGGATGGACGCCGCCGAGACGTCGTTCGAACGCATGGGGAGTGCGTTCCAGGGCGAAGACGTCGACCCCGACGAGTTTCAGGATATCTGGCTCTCGGCCGCCAACGAGGCGTTCAAGGAGATGATGACGACGACGGCCTTCGCAGCGGCGACGGGTCAGAGCATCGAGGAGGCGATGAACATGCGCCAGCAGATAGACGAAGCCTCCGAGGAGACGCTCCACGCACTCAACTTCGCCACCGTCGGCGACGTGCGCGAAGTCGGTGAGCGACTGGTCGAACTCGAGCGTCGCCAACACGCCATCGAGCAGAAGCTCGACCAGGTGCTCGACGAGCTATGA
- a CDS encoding AbrB/MazE/SpoVT family DNA-binding domain-containing protein: MTQDEDDGSPTWPPMPFAQQFQDASEDAVEQQMQLFKQFMSAGSGGGFDGFSQLGAMSMGTAMFKTRVQSGGRISIPDAERETLDIEDGDIVQTIVIPVKRNSNDSQ, translated from the coding sequence ATGACGCAAGACGAGGATGACGGGTCGCCGACGTGGCCCCCGATGCCGTTCGCCCAGCAGTTTCAGGACGCGAGCGAAGACGCCGTCGAACAGCAGATGCAACTGTTCAAGCAGTTCATGTCTGCCGGTTCCGGTGGCGGTTTCGACGGCTTCTCGCAACTCGGTGCGATGAGCATGGGCACCGCGATGTTCAAGACGCGCGTGCAGAGCGGCGGACGCATCAGCATCCCCGACGCCGAGCGCGAGACGCTCGACATCGAGGACGGCGACATCGTCCAGACTATCGTCATCCCCGTCAAACGAAACTCAAACGATTCACAATGA
- a CDS encoding MaoC family dehydratase gives MSERTHSSTDDNAWRESQKHLSNSAGHLYSSVLAANRAMIPGLNAGDDADADDRQPAPSLEITYTKPDWTFESSDDGDGVSVGDRVRFTKRLTDAEVQTFADASGDTNRLHLDSEFAEKTRFGRRIAHGTLVSGVISAALARLPGLTIYLSQELEFRGPVHIGEEVTAICEVVEDLGDDRYRVTTVVEDEDGETVIDGEAVVLIDDVPEDEA, from the coding sequence ATGTCGGAACGCACACACTCATCGACGGACGACAACGCGTGGCGCGAGTCACAGAAACACCTCTCGAACAGCGCCGGACACCTCTATAGCAGCGTCCTGGCCGCTAACCGGGCAATGATTCCCGGTCTGAACGCCGGCGACGACGCAGACGCGGACGACCGACAACCGGCCCCGTCGCTGGAAATCACCTACACCAAGCCCGACTGGACGTTCGAAAGCTCCGACGACGGCGACGGCGTCAGCGTCGGCGACCGGGTTCGGTTCACGAAGCGCCTGACCGACGCGGAGGTCCAGACCTTCGCGGACGCCAGCGGCGACACGAATCGGCTCCACCTCGACAGCGAGTTCGCCGAAAAGACGCGCTTCGGACGCCGAATCGCCCACGGGACGCTCGTCTCGGGCGTCATCAGCGCCGCACTCGCGCGCCTGCCCGGCCTGACCATCTATCTCTCACAGGAGCTCGAGTTCCGCGGCCCGGTCCACATCGGCGAGGAAGTCACCGCCATCTGCGAAGTCGTCGAGGACCTCGGCGACGACCGCTACCGCGTGACGACCGTCGTCGAGGACGAGGACGGCGAGACGGTCATCGACGGCGAGGCCGTCGTCCTCATCGACGACGTGCCCGAGGACGAAGCGTAA
- a CDS encoding OB-fold domain-containing protein, with translation MEAHRYPDGSITYPGHPIGPGGEEPVDTVDLSEYTAEVITWTTSTATPPGVREPNTLAIVEFDVDGEPVRAIGGVTTEDVEIGDEVRPVYVEELREPGAGIREPDSQEWDGYRFEPV, from the coding sequence ATGGAAGCACATCGCTACCCCGACGGCAGCATCACGTACCCCGGCCACCCAATCGGTCCGGGCGGCGAAGAACCGGTCGACACGGTCGACCTCAGCGAGTACACCGCAGAGGTCATCACGTGGACGACGAGTACCGCGACGCCACCGGGCGTTCGCGAACCGAACACGCTGGCCATCGTTGAGTTCGACGTGGACGGCGAACCCGTCCGCGCAATCGGTGGCGTGACGACCGAAGACGTCGAAATCGGCGACGAGGTGCGCCCCGTCTACGTCGAGGAACTCCGCGAACCGGGCGCGGGCATCCGCGAACCGGACAGTCAGGAGTGGGACGGCTATCGGTTCGAACCGGTCTGA
- a CDS encoding thiolase family protein gives MENVAIIGASMTQFGQRDGWVRDLLAEAGTACLDDAGVSPDAVDHLYVSNMASGEFEGQTGVVNALVHDLAAMPAYTARIDQTSSSGGAGVKHAWQSVASGASDMTLLVGGEKMTHRTTAEATDVIASLTHPVEYKHGVTLPSFAGLTARLYLDTYDAPRESLGKVAVKNHRHGVDNPHAQFQKEVDLETVLESPIVADPLRLYDFCPITDGSAALMFCPESVAREYTDDYVVIPGIGGATDTHVVHERADPTTMRGVVESSRIAYDMADMGPEDVDVAELHDMFTILEFLQSEDLGFFEKGKGWKAVEEGRTERGGDLPINTSGGLKSKGHPLGASGVAQVYEIYQQLMGDAGKRQVDADTGLACNVGGFGNCVITTLMEAN, from the coding sequence ATGGAGAACGTAGCGATAATCGGCGCCTCGATGACCCAGTTCGGTCAGCGGGACGGCTGGGTTCGCGACTTGCTTGCCGAGGCCGGGACGGCGTGTCTCGACGACGCCGGCGTCTCGCCCGACGCGGTCGACCACCTCTACGTCTCGAACATGGCGAGCGGCGAGTTCGAGGGGCAGACGGGTGTGGTGAACGCGCTGGTCCACGACCTCGCCGCGATGCCGGCGTACACCGCCCGCATCGACCAGACGAGTTCGAGCGGTGGCGCGGGCGTCAAACACGCGTGGCAGTCGGTCGCCAGCGGCGCCAGCGACATGACGCTCCTCGTCGGCGGCGAGAAGATGACTCACCGGACGACGGCGGAGGCGACGGACGTCATCGCCTCGCTCACCCACCCCGTCGAGTACAAACACGGCGTCACCCTCCCGAGTTTCGCCGGGCTGACGGCGCGGCTCTACCTCGACACCTACGACGCGCCCCGCGAGAGTCTGGGCAAGGTGGCGGTCAAGAACCACCGCCACGGCGTCGACAACCCCCACGCACAGTTCCAGAAGGAGGTGGACTTGGAGACTGTCTTGGAGTCGCCCATCGTCGCCGACCCCCTCCGGCTGTACGACTTCTGTCCCATCACCGACGGGAGCGCGGCGCTCATGTTCTGCCCCGAGTCGGTGGCGCGGGAGTACACCGACGACTACGTCGTCATCCCGGGCATCGGCGGCGCGACGGACACGCACGTCGTCCACGAACGCGCCGACCCGACGACGATGCGCGGCGTCGTCGAATCGAGTCGAATCGCGTACGACATGGCCGACATGGGTCCCGAAGACGTCGACGTGGCCGAACTCCACGACATGTTCACCATCCTCGAGTTCCTCCAGAGCGAGGACCTCGGCTTCTTCGAGAAGGGCAAAGGGTGGAAAGCGGTCGAAGAGGGGCGCACGGAACGCGGCGGCGACCTGCCCATCAACACCTCGGGTGGCCTGAAGTCGAAGGGCCATCCTCTCGGCGCCAGCGGCGTCGCGCAGGTGTACGAAATCTACCAGCAACTGATGGGCGACGCCGGGAAGCGACAGGTCGACGCTGACACGGGACTGGCCTGTAACGTCGGCGGGTTCGGCAACTGCGTCATCACCACGCTCATGGAGGCAAACTAA
- a CDS encoding heme o synthase translates to MGVYLLLLVGTTVAVTDAVETCSAWPLCGNGATVPTTTAGALVVGHRVAAVAVGFLVLTAGLAAWRADLPRRVEVALGVSLVCYPVQAGLGAVVATSGAAGSLPAIHLFVGMLIFGGLVAALAWTLEIETGDPDDGPVTDPDALSPPEAPSDPVERPSLPDAPVARVRTLLSAYFRLMKPRLMWLLCLVASAGMALAVGTNLAPRTVVLTLLGGVLSIGASGTFNHVLERDVDRRMSRTNDRPIATDVVSVRNALAFGGLLTLASLAAFAAVNYLVAVLGLAAIVFYSVIYTLILKPNTVQNTVIGGAAGALPALIGWAAATGEIGLGGLVLAGVIFLWTPAHFYNLALAYKDDYARGGFPMMPVVRGETETRKHILWWLGATFVGAGVLATWSSLGWLYVATAVVLGAVFLWAVVRLHVDRTESAAFRAFHASNAYLGALLLAVVVDALAF, encoded by the coding sequence ATGGGTGTGTACCTCCTCTTGCTCGTGGGGACCACCGTCGCCGTGACCGACGCGGTCGAAACCTGTTCCGCGTGGCCGCTGTGTGGGAACGGCGCGACGGTGCCGACCACCACCGCCGGCGCACTCGTCGTCGGCCACCGGGTCGCCGCCGTCGCCGTCGGATTCCTCGTCCTCACCGCGGGGCTTGCGGCGTGGCGCGCCGACCTGCCCCGCCGGGTCGAAGTCGCGCTCGGCGTCTCGCTCGTCTGTTATCCCGTCCAGGCCGGCCTCGGTGCCGTCGTCGCCACGTCCGGCGCGGCGGGGTCGCTGCCCGCCATCCACCTGTTCGTCGGCATGCTCATCTTCGGCGGCCTCGTCGCCGCGCTCGCGTGGACGCTCGAAATCGAGACCGGCGACCCGGACGACGGTCCCGTGACCGACCCGGACGCACTCTCGCCGCCCGAGGCGCCGTCCGACCCGGTCGAACGGCCGTCGCTTCCCGACGCCCCCGTCGCCAGGGTCCGGACGCTGCTCTCAGCGTACTTCCGGCTGATGAAACCGCGGCTGATGTGGCTGCTCTGTCTCGTCGCCTCCGCGGGCATGGCGCTCGCCGTGGGGACGAATCTCGCCCCCCGAACCGTCGTCCTGACGCTCCTCGGTGGCGTCCTCTCCATCGGCGCCAGCGGAACGTTCAATCACGTCCTCGAACGCGACGTGGACCGGCGGATGTCCCGCACGAACGACCGACCCATCGCGACGGACGTGGTGTCGGTTCGCAACGCCCTCGCGTTCGGCGGCCTGTTGACGCTCGCCTCGCTCGCGGCCTTCGCCGCCGTCAACTACCTCGTCGCCGTCCTCGGCCTCGCCGCCATCGTCTTCTACAGCGTCATCTACACGCTGATTCTGAAGCCGAACACGGTCCAGAATACGGTCATCGGGGGCGCGGCGGGCGCGCTCCCGGCGCTCATCGGGTGGGCGGCCGCGACGGGCGAAATCGGCCTCGGCGGCCTCGTCCTCGCCGGTGTCATCTTCCTCTGGACGCCGGCTCACTTCTACAATCTCGCGCTCGCGTACAAGGACGACTACGCCCGCGGCGGGTTCCCGATGATGCCCGTCGTGCGCGGCGAGACGGAGACGCGAAAGCACATCCTCTGGTGGCTCGGCGCGACGTTCGTCGGTGCCGGCGTGCTCGCGACGTGGAGTTCGCTCGGCTGGCTCTACGTGGCGACGGCGGTGGTCCTCGGGGCGGTGTTCCTGTGGGCGGTCGTCCGCCTCCACGTCGACCGCACCGAATCCGCGGCGTTCCGGGCGTTCCACGCCTCGAACGCCTACCTCGGTGCGCTGTTGCTCGCCGTCGTCGTCGACGCGCTGGCGTTCTGA
- the coxB gene encoding cytochrome c oxidase subunit II, with amino-acid sequence MKRSRLVLASLLSAVVFSLAADPVAAQTSVSAGLINNLNEKLLLVAVPITLLVEGILIYTVYRFKDADDAKPTRENRRLEITWTVATAVILLFVGVASYGVLANENVSFEQDEQKVAPDGDDVVVHMDAFQWGWQASYPQEDVQISSTEPTVVIPKDQDIYFNITSSDVLHAFHVPQLGLKQDAMPGQSNVIKTEALEEGTYQGYCAEFCGVAHSQMYFEIKVVSQSEYEQYIEEQQSGGSESSSDLEPDTELVTAHDETLSAGA; translated from the coding sequence ATGAAACGGTCGCGCCTCGTGCTGGCGTCGCTGCTCTCGGCAGTGGTTTTCTCACTCGCTGCCGACCCCGTGGCGGCCCAGACGTCAGTGTCCGCAGGGCTCATCAACAACCTCAACGAGAAGTTGCTTCTCGTCGCCGTCCCCATCACCCTCCTCGTCGAGGGGATTCTCATCTACACCGTGTACCGGTTCAAGGACGCCGACGATGCCAAGCCGACCCGAGAGAACCGACGGCTCGAAATCACGTGGACCGTCGCCACGGCTGTCATCCTGCTGTTCGTCGGCGTCGCCTCCTACGGCGTGCTGGCGAACGAGAACGTCAGCTTCGAACAGGACGAGCAGAAAGTTGCGCCGGACGGTGACGACGTGGTCGTCCACATGGATGCCTTCCAGTGGGGCTGGCAAGCGAGTTACCCCCAGGAAGACGTTCAGATTTCGAGTACGGAGCCAACGGTGGTGATACCGAAAGACCAAGACATCTACTTCAACATCACGTCGAGTGACGTGTTGCACGCGTTCCACGTGCCCCAACTCGGCCTGAAGCAGGACGCCATGCCCGGTCAGTCGAACGTCATCAAGACCGAGGCGCTCGAAGAGGGCACCTACCAAGGCTACTGCGCGGAGTTCTGTGGCGTGGCCCACTCCCAGATGTACTTCGAAATCAAGGTCGTCTCGCAATCGGAGTACGAGCAGTACATCGAGGAACAGCAGAGTGGCGGAAGCGAATCGTCGAGTGACCTCGAACCGGACACCGAACTCGTCACCGCACACGACGAAACGCTGTCGGCCGGCGCGTAA
- a CDS encoding adenylyltransferase/cytidyltransferase family protein — translation MTTVVAQGTFDLLHPGHVHYLSDAAAMGDELHVIVARGQNVTHKPQPILPDRQRREMVGALAVVDEAHLGHPDDIFVPIERIDPDIIALGYDQHHDEEKLERALDARDIDCEVRRASARESEAEELCSTGRIVERILERRS, via the coding sequence ATGACGACGGTCGTCGCACAGGGGACCTTCGACCTCCTCCACCCCGGCCACGTCCACTACCTCTCCGACGCCGCGGCCATGGGCGACGAACTGCACGTCATCGTCGCTCGCGGACAGAACGTCACCCACAAACCCCAGCCAATCCTGCCCGACCGACAGCGTCGAGAGATGGTCGGCGCCCTCGCCGTCGTCGACGAGGCCCACCTCGGCCACCCCGACGACATCTTCGTTCCGATAGAGCGCATCGACCCGGACATCATCGCCCTCGGCTACGACCAGCACCACGACGAGGAGAAACTGGAGCGAGCGCTCGATGCACGCGACATCGACTGTGAGGTGCGGCGGGCCTCAGCGCGAGAAAGCGAGGCCGAGGAACTCTGCTCGACCGGACGGATAGTCGAACGAATTCTGGAACGGCGCAGTTAA